One window of Nostoc sp. C052 genomic DNA carries:
- a CDS encoding isopenicillin N synthase family oxygenase, translating into MVIIPVIDLTAFTHGNAATRQAVVKQIYQACHEIGFMYLKNLGISQNLINRVFNHSKYFFNLPLEVKQKQAWSDEFNNTGYVGIERECLDPNKPGDLKEALNVNKQAAVKIDASIVTFYDTCTELANTILQAYALALELPENYFTIRHNQQNHTLRLLHYPPLQIPSKPGQVRAGEHSDYGSITLLFQDDVGGLEVQTASREWIAAPAIPDTVVVNTGDLMQRWTNDIFCSTKHRVMIPSDNKVKQSRYSIAFFCHPNDDTEIACLESCQKEQSPIYPPILAGEYLLSRLQATYGNS; encoded by the coding sequence ATGGTCATTATTCCAGTAATTGATTTAACTGCCTTTACTCATGGCAATGCAGCAACTCGGCAAGCTGTTGTCAAACAAATTTATCAAGCTTGTCATGAAATTGGTTTCATGTACTTAAAAAATTTAGGAATATCACAAAACCTAATCAACCGAGTATTCAATCACAGCAAATATTTCTTTAATTTACCTTTAGAAGTTAAGCAAAAGCAAGCTTGGAGTGATGAATTTAATAATACGGGTTACGTTGGTATTGAGAGAGAATGTCTTGACCCCAATAAACCAGGCGACTTGAAAGAGGCGTTGAATGTAAACAAACAAGCAGCTGTAAAGATAGATGCTTCTATTGTCACTTTTTATGATACTTGCACAGAACTTGCCAACACGATATTACAAGCTTATGCCTTGGCGTTGGAATTGCCAGAAAATTATTTTACTATCAGACACAACCAACAAAATCATACTTTGCGATTATTACATTATCCACCATTACAAATACCATCCAAACCCGGACAAGTACGTGCTGGTGAGCATTCCGATTATGGCAGTATTACCTTACTTTTCCAAGATGACGTTGGTGGGTTAGAAGTACAGACAGCTTCTAGAGAGTGGATTGCCGCACCTGCAATTCCTGATACTGTAGTAGTCAATACTGGTGATTTAATGCAACGGTGGACAAATGATATATTTTGCTCAACTAAGCATCGAGTAATGATTCCCAGTGATAACAAGGTGAAGCAGTCCCGATATTCTATCGCTTTTTTCTGTCATCCTAATGATGATACAGAAATTGCTTGTCTGGAAAGTTGCCAGAAAGAACAATCGCCTATCTATCCCCCTATCCTGGCGGGAGAATATCTTTTAAGTCGTTTGCAAGCAACTTATGGTAATTCGTAA
- a CDS encoding FAD-binding oxidoreductase, which produces MKTYDWIVVGGGITGAALAYELAKTGFSVLLLEQYSTPQNATRYSYGGLAYWSGSTPLTRLLCEEAIARYHILAQELDADIQFRELDLLLTISADSDPEATAASYNDCAIPPRLLSVQEACELEPLLNREAISGALTVKHGHIHPEKTAQAYIQAFERAGGEMQISQVLQVLQDGVKTTTATFHSAKVVICAGGLSRQLLKSAGIPIKLYFTHAEIIETPPVDVRLRTLVMPANLQRFQLEAESTQVDELWDELGNELVPPILDAGAIQFQDGSIRIGQISRAIADPHAKVNSEVSEKWLRRSVGQILPALENLPGTWYHCLVAFSNNQLPLIGAIPGLEGVHVFSGFSNPLVLIPPLAKRFANFATGQEDEIIRQMLI; this is translated from the coding sequence ATGAAAACCTACGACTGGATTGTGGTTGGCGGTGGAATTACGGGTGCTGCACTTGCTTATGAATTGGCTAAAACTGGCTTTTCTGTACTTTTGTTGGAGCAATACAGCACACCACAGAATGCAACTCGCTATAGTTATGGTGGGCTTGCCTATTGGTCGGGTAGTACACCACTAACTCGGCTATTGTGCGAAGAAGCGATCGCGCGTTACCATATCCTAGCTCAAGAGTTAGATGCTGATATCCAATTTCGGGAGTTAGATTTATTACTGACTATTTCAGCCGATTCTGACCCAGAAGCAACTGCTGCATCATATAATGATTGTGCCATTCCACCCCGTTTACTCAGCGTTCAAGAAGCTTGTGAGTTGGAACCGCTGCTAAATCGAGAGGCGATATCTGGTGCTTTAACTGTCAAACACGGTCATATTCACCCAGAAAAAACCGCCCAAGCCTACATCCAAGCTTTTGAACGTGCTGGGGGGGAAATGCAGATTTCTCAAGTATTGCAAGTATTACAAGATGGCGTTAAAACCACCACTGCAACTTTTCACAGCGCTAAGGTCGTCATTTGTGCAGGTGGACTCAGCCGCCAGCTTCTCAAATCTGCTGGTATTCCCATCAAGTTGTATTTTACCCACGCAGAAATCATTGAAACCCCACCTGTTGATGTCAGGTTACGCACCTTAGTTATGCCAGCTAATCTGCAACGGTTTCAACTAGAAGCTGAATCGACTCAAGTTGATGAATTATGGGATGAACTTGGTAATGAGTTAGTACCACCAATTTTAGATGCGGGTGCAATTCAGTTTCAAGATGGTAGTATCCGCATCGGTCAAATTAGCCGTGCGATCGCAGATCCTCATGCCAAGGTAAACTCAGAGGTAAGCGAAAAATGGTTGCGAAGAAGTGTTGGTCAAATTTTACCAGCATTAGAGAATTTACCAGGGACTTGGTATCACTGCTTAGTGGCATTTAGTAACAATCAACTCCCCTTAATTGGTGCTATCCCTGGATTGGAAGGCGTTCATGTTTTCTCTGGGTTTAGTAACCCTCTAGTACTGATACCACCTTTGGCAAAGCGCTTTGCTAATTTTGCAACTGGCCAGGAAGATGAAATTATTAGACAAATGCTAATCTAA
- a CDS encoding ester cyclase, whose product MSSIEDNKIIAQRWIELISEHKIEEICEITAPNWKMQGGLPGLPLGPDGVRKLFGSFGPIQQKWTIEDVIAEGDKVVVRATNTCIQESFLGIPSRGRQQTFTATFIHYIADGKIIETWRNADDLGRVLQLGARIEPGVSE is encoded by the coding sequence ATGTCTTCCATTGAGGACAACAAAATCATTGCTCAACGGTGGATTGAACTTATTAGCGAGCATAAGATCGAAGAAATTTGCGAGATAACCGCCCCGAATTGGAAAATGCAGGGTGGTTTACCAGGACTTCCCCTTGGCCCTGACGGGGTACGCAAACTCTTTGGTTCATTTGGGCCTATACAGCAGAAATGGACAATTGAAGACGTAATCGCTGAAGGTGACAAAGTTGTTGTGCGTGCGACTAATACCTGCATTCAAGAGAGTTTTCTTGGCATTCCAAGTCGCGGTCGTCAGCAGACATTCACTGCTACATTCATTCATTATATTGCCGACGGCAAGATAATTGAAACCTGGCGAAACGCTGACGACCTTGGACGGGTTCTTCAGCTTGGGGCACGGATTGAACCAGGAGTATCTGAATAA
- the urtA gene encoding urea ABC transporter substrate-binding protein, which translates to MRRQFNRRKFIIYGSLTFGSSFFLKACANNSPTATQSPVATPAASPTAATTGNTIKVGILHSLSGTMAISEKSVVDAEKLAIKEINAAGGILGKQIEAVTEDGASNWDTFREKATKLIDQDKVAVVFGCWTSASRKNVKPVFESKNHMLWYPVQYEGQECSKNIFYTGAAPNQQIEPSVDWLLKNKGKEFFLVGSDYVFPRTANTIIKAQLEALGGKTVGEDYLPLGNTEVTPIITKIKQNLPNGGVIYNTLNGDSNVAFFKQLKGAGLTPDKYPSMSVSIAEEEVKAIGVEYLKGHYAAWNYFQTVDTPANKKFVAAFKKEYGENRVTNDPMEAAYIAVYLWKQAVEKAGTTDIAKVSAAAYGQTLDAPEGKVTMDANHHISKVVRIGQVRQDGLFDIVYATPTAVEPVPWNQFVKETKGFACDWSDPAKGGKYKKI; encoded by the coding sequence ATGAGAAGACAATTTAACCGACGCAAGTTTATAATTTACGGTTCTTTAACTTTTGGAAGCAGCTTTTTTTTAAAAGCTTGCGCGAATAATTCTCCAACTGCAACACAGAGTCCAGTCGCCACTCCTGCGGCTTCTCCAACAGCGGCTACTACTGGTAACACCATCAAAGTAGGTATTTTGCACTCTTTGAGTGGTACGATGGCTATTAGTGAAAAAAGCGTTGTTGATGCTGAAAAATTAGCAATCAAAGAAATTAACGCTGCTGGTGGTATATTAGGTAAACAAATTGAAGCAGTTACCGAAGATGGTGCTTCTAATTGGGATACTTTTAGAGAAAAAGCAACTAAGTTAATCGACCAAGATAAAGTAGCTGTAGTTTTTGGTTGTTGGACTTCTGCTAGCCGCAAGAACGTTAAGCCAGTATTTGAGAGCAAAAATCATATGCTCTGGTATCCTGTGCAATACGAAGGTCAAGAATGCTCTAAAAATATTTTCTACACTGGTGCTGCACCAAATCAACAAATTGAACCATCTGTTGATTGGCTGTTAAAAAATAAGGGCAAAGAATTCTTCTTAGTTGGCTCAGACTACGTTTTTCCCAGGACAGCTAATACCATCATTAAAGCTCAACTAGAAGCTTTAGGCGGAAAAACAGTTGGTGAAGATTATTTACCTCTTGGCAATACAGAAGTTACACCAATTATCACTAAAATTAAACAAAATTTACCCAATGGTGGCGTGATTTACAACACCTTAAATGGTGATAGCAACGTTGCTTTCTTCAAACAATTAAAAGGTGCTGGATTGACACCAGATAAATATCCCTCCATGTCTGTAAGTATTGCTGAAGAAGAAGTTAAAGCGATTGGTGTAGAGTATCTCAAAGGTCATTATGCAGCTTGGAACTATTTCCAAACAGTAGACACACCTGCTAATAAGAAGTTTGTGGCAGCTTTCAAAAAAGAATACGGTGAAAATCGGGTGACAAATGACCCAATGGAAGCAGCATATATCGCAGTTTATTTGTGGAAGCAAGCAGTAGAAAAAGCTGGTACTACAGACATAGCGAAGGTAAGTGCTGCGGCTTATGGTCAAACTCTAGATGCACCTGAAGGTAAAGTGACAATGGATGCCAATCATCACATATCTAAAGTTGTGCGAATTGGTCAAGTTAGACAAGATGGTTTATTTGATATTGTCTATGCTACTCCGACAGCAGTTGAACCAGTTCCTTGGAATCAATTTGTGAAAGAAACTAAAGGATTTGCTTGTGATTGGAGTGACCCTGCGAAGGGTGGTAAGTACAAGAAAATCTAA